Proteins encoded in a region of the Stieleria neptunia genome:
- a CDS encoding TraR/DksA family transcriptional regulator, protein MARKDSIQKLRANLLKRRDALIRSAIGDLSLLQGKPSKTGDVLDAVADTVQAELNSQLLEVEGRELAAIDAAIERLDEGKYGNCESCKKPIPLTRLRAVPYARECIACHRLAEKRKSHPAAMMSRVFDSYQADTA, encoded by the coding sequence ATGGCAAGAAAAGACTCCATTCAGAAATTGCGAGCGAACCTTCTGAAACGGCGCGACGCACTGATTCGGTCGGCGATCGGCGACCTCAGTCTATTGCAGGGCAAACCGTCCAAGACCGGAGACGTGCTCGATGCGGTCGCCGACACGGTGCAGGCCGAATTGAACAGCCAGCTGTTGGAGGTCGAGGGTCGCGAACTGGCGGCGATCGATGCCGCGATTGAGCGGTTGGACGAAGGCAAGTACGGAAACTGCGAGAGTTGTAAGAAGCCGATCCCGCTGACCCGGCTGCGCGCGGTGCCGTACGCACGGGAATGTATCGCCTGTCATCGGCTTGCCGAAAAACGCAAGTCGCACCCCGCGGCGATGATGAGCCGGGTCTTTGATTCCTACCAGGCCGACACGGCTTGA
- a CDS encoding FHA domain-containing protein — protein sequence MNDQNDGPSSPTDLHQSSHDVKFVASAGQLRDDDSSRIAIIPDALNQTLPRLGGLSSGLSSSQNSGQSSGRASLEASRSIPPTAQTALEFRVIRPGAPVRRLRLTGNRYTFGSGEGCSIRLDDESLRPMHAVLLRDAHRILMRAYSVPLECNGNRVTESVLRLGDIIRMGHYRFELLAAPESSAPRHASLETRESVLHDRLTQLSQQWHARHAECEVRESRCDQRESELHGRETELWSRAESLQHRESHLLAQEAAVREIQETYTATQEELKSLRMREIETSEALQEKEAELQHKSDLLRERQAELERRQAEWQQREEQYAEHAAEAQRKLEQTQQQAQSASDAVGRMRDEFSTLSEQLTELRERHSELQAREKREQQEHERLRGELEAARDQAIDSVAESEAKRQATEGELDRVSADLQSTRDELARIREESKQCQHELSEKLRATGQELQASRQDAEQSRRAAEQEQASNQKRIAELEERLANIQENREESERATDEEIAELHRRHASAEEARAEADEARAKAETARQTAEAARTDAEAVAEDLRENIRQLQENVTEATQEASQLRIDQEGANASIRQLELLVDQTKNNQSAQQDSWTQECDQLRQTIEDLSIQLAAANVELGQLQSANEALSYELARSSSDEDDNETSTQEAIDSEQFRILEQELDSARQEIERLRETHAETVSRLETERQESESALRQEIEQLRDEITSAQQTAEARIQEIAQAADLEPADHPAPATEQFVESGENRWRLESEQSVEQSSHLYEERGYDEEYSDDAYTDGVESEPVNWSQTDSLSGATDAATGDEEDCAPSATGPSDGEAGIDPGVSWHDEAPEQVIDGAIDEIEHNVEQAISDYEAPHAESIRPDAPTDGDTDHPAGEMAEIDIAHDFATQSEAEQEPPLDWSAYLPTDEDAQSPEQVPEQEAEQVLEQEPEQVLDQEPEQVLEQEPEQVFEQEAEQTQSEQAGLEANPWDRSSWEADAEESGEANDYEATQQWDGVTEEVSDGDSSGLDALLHGEEDEAVGEASSEEDAEPAAGSLAAMLIRDLAGDDESQHDHGEEDAYEDNAYEDNASADELSAESEDAVDEGHHATFVMDSGVEFSSDDSDGESEAWSLESPDQGEPLAGDATDLADSLDQAQDEFDRDVAEAEYTSQTALVSEHDTVVAADDAPEDDSIEAYMSRLLQRVQGDDQPTPPAPPSPPSEPVAETEPDDSVETMNESAEEDVEDSVPVEPSIKDSVPLVPRSQAPELSRNLSAMRELANQSARNAVSRSIRIQARDTQMKAALKGGLALGFATMGIAAFIFVTWSGTIKFGLVGAFLVLAGVFGQEGYVLARDARRRLALADQQSAEEAEADSIDEELPAER from the coding sequence ATGAACGACCAAAACGACGGCCCCTCGAGCCCCACCGATCTGCATCAATCCAGCCACGACGTCAAATTCGTGGCATCGGCGGGACAGCTGCGCGACGACGACTCCTCCCGGATCGCGATCATCCCGGATGCGTTGAACCAGACGCTGCCGCGGCTCGGTGGCCTGAGCAGTGGCCTGAGCAGCAGCCAGAACAGTGGCCAGAGCAGCGGCCGGGCGTCGTTGGAGGCATCGCGGTCGATTCCGCCGACGGCCCAGACGGCATTGGAGTTCCGTGTGATCCGCCCCGGTGCCCCGGTCCGCAGGCTGCGACTGACCGGCAACCGCTACACCTTCGGTAGCGGCGAAGGCTGCTCGATCCGACTGGACGATGAATCGCTGCGCCCCATGCACGCGGTCTTGCTGCGTGACGCACACCGGATTCTGATGCGCGCCTATTCGGTGCCGCTGGAATGCAACGGCAACCGGGTCACCGAATCGGTGCTTCGGCTTGGCGACATCATCCGCATGGGACACTATCGATTCGAACTACTCGCCGCACCGGAGTCGTCCGCACCACGACACGCCTCGTTGGAAACCCGCGAGTCGGTGTTGCACGACCGGCTGACTCAGTTGAGCCAGCAGTGGCATGCGCGGCACGCCGAATGTGAAGTCCGCGAGAGCCGTTGCGATCAACGCGAGTCTGAATTGCACGGCCGCGAAACGGAACTGTGGAGCCGTGCGGAATCCTTGCAGCATCGCGAAAGCCATCTGCTGGCCCAAGAAGCAGCCGTCCGCGAGATCCAAGAGACCTATACGGCGACCCAGGAAGAACTGAAATCGCTGCGGATGCGCGAGATCGAGACCAGCGAGGCGCTGCAAGAAAAAGAAGCCGAGTTGCAGCACAAGAGCGACTTGCTGCGCGAGCGGCAAGCGGAACTCGAGCGTCGCCAGGCCGAATGGCAACAGCGTGAAGAGCAGTATGCCGAGCACGCCGCCGAAGCGCAGCGAAAGCTGGAACAAACGCAGCAACAGGCGCAATCGGCCAGCGACGCCGTGGGTCGGATGCGCGATGAGTTTTCCACCCTCAGCGAACAGCTGACGGAGCTGCGGGAACGACACAGTGAGTTGCAGGCCCGCGAGAAGCGTGAACAACAAGAGCACGAACGGCTCCGCGGTGAATTGGAAGCGGCGCGTGACCAGGCGATCGACAGCGTTGCCGAGAGCGAAGCCAAACGCCAGGCGACCGAAGGAGAACTGGATCGGGTCTCGGCCGATCTACAATCCACACGCGACGAACTGGCCCGCATCCGCGAGGAAAGTAAACAGTGCCAGCATGAGTTGAGCGAGAAGCTTCGTGCGACCGGCCAAGAGCTTCAAGCGTCACGCCAAGACGCCGAACAATCGCGTCGCGCGGCCGAACAAGAGCAAGCGTCCAACCAAAAACGGATCGCCGAACTCGAAGAACGACTCGCCAACATTCAGGAGAATCGAGAAGAGAGCGAGCGGGCGACGGACGAGGAAATCGCCGAACTGCATCGCAGGCATGCGTCCGCCGAAGAGGCCCGGGCCGAAGCGGACGAAGCCCGCGCCAAAGCCGAAACCGCTCGCCAAACCGCCGAAGCGGCCCGCACCGACGCCGAAGCGGTCGCCGAAGACTTGCGCGAAAACATTCGCCAATTGCAGGAAAATGTCACCGAAGCGACGCAAGAAGCGTCTCAGTTGCGGATCGACCAAGAAGGCGCCAACGCCTCCATCCGACAGCTCGAATTGCTGGTCGACCAAACGAAAAACAATCAATCGGCGCAGCAAGACTCCTGGACCCAAGAATGTGACCAGCTGCGGCAGACGATCGAAGACCTGTCGATCCAATTGGCCGCGGCCAACGTCGAACTCGGCCAGCTTCAATCGGCCAACGAAGCGCTCTCCTACGAGCTGGCGCGATCCTCCTCGGATGAAGACGACAACGAAACGTCCACGCAGGAGGCGATCGATTCGGAACAGTTCCGAATCCTGGAACAGGAACTCGATTCGGCCCGCCAGGAAATCGAGCGTCTACGAGAAACACACGCCGAAACCGTCTCGCGTCTGGAAACCGAGCGACAAGAAAGCGAGTCGGCGCTGCGTCAAGAGATCGAACAACTGCGCGATGAAATCACCTCGGCCCAACAAACCGCCGAAGCACGGATTCAGGAAATCGCCCAGGCAGCGGACTTGGAACCGGCCGACCACCCCGCACCCGCGACGGAACAATTCGTCGAGTCGGGTGAGAACCGCTGGCGGTTGGAGTCCGAGCAGTCGGTCGAACAGAGCAGCCATCTGTACGAGGAACGGGGATACGACGAAGAGTATTCCGACGACGCCTACACCGACGGCGTCGAATCAGAGCCCGTCAATTGGTCGCAAACCGATTCGCTTTCCGGTGCCACCGATGCGGCAACCGGAGACGAAGAGGACTGTGCCCCCAGCGCGACAGGTCCGTCCGACGGTGAAGCGGGAATCGATCCCGGCGTCTCCTGGCACGACGAAGCGCCCGAGCAGGTCATCGATGGCGCGATCGATGAAATCGAACACAACGTCGAGCAAGCCATCTCGGACTACGAAGCACCGCATGCGGAATCGATCCGGCCCGATGCCCCAACCGATGGCGACACAGACCACCCGGCCGGCGAAATGGCGGAGATCGACATCGCACATGACTTCGCGACGCAATCGGAAGCCGAACAGGAGCCCCCACTGGATTGGTCGGCCTACCTGCCCACCGACGAAGACGCACAGTCGCCCGAACAGGTGCCCGAGCAGGAAGCGGAACAGGTGCTTGAGCAGGAACCCGAGCAGGTGCTTGACCAGGAACCCGAGCAGGTGCTCGAGCAAGAACCCGAGCAGGTGTTCGAGCAGGAAGCCGAGCAGACGCAGTCCGAACAAGCGGGACTGGAAGCGAACCCATGGGACCGGTCCTCCTGGGAGGCCGATGCGGAGGAATCCGGCGAAGCCAACGACTATGAAGCGACGCAGCAGTGGGACGGTGTCACCGAGGAGGTGTCCGACGGCGATTCATCCGGACTCGACGCACTGCTTCACGGCGAAGAAGACGAAGCCGTCGGGGAAGCGTCATCCGAGGAGGACGCTGAACCAGCGGCCGGAAGTCTGGCGGCCATGTTGATCCGAGACTTGGCCGGCGACGACGAATCACAACACGATCACGGCGAAGAAGACGCGTACGAAGACAACGCGTACGAAGACAACGCGTCTGCCGACGAACTCTCCGCCGAATCCGAGGACGCCGTCGACGAAGGCCATCATGCGACCTTCGTGATGGACAGCGGGGTCGAGTTCTCCAGCGACGATAGCGATGGCGAGTCCGAAGCGTGGAGCCTGGAGTCGCCTGACCAGGGCGAACCACTGGCCGGCGACGCGACCGATCTGGCGGACTCCCTCGATCAGGCGCAAGACGAATTCGACCGCGACGTCGCCGAAGCAGAATACACTTCGCAGACGGCCCTGGTGTCCGAACATGACACCGTGGTCGCCGCGGACGACGCGCCGGAAGACGATTCGATCGAAGCCTACATGAGCCGCTTGTTGCAGCGTGTTCAGGGTGACGATCAACCGACGCCGCCTGCTCCGCCGTCGCCGCCCAGCGAACCGGTCGCTGAAACCGAACCAGACGATTCGGTTGAAACGATGAACGAATCGGCCGAAGAGGACGTGGAAGACTCGGTGCCGGTCGAACCGTCGATCAAGGACAGCGTGCCGTTGGTCCCGCGTTCCCAAGCGCCCGAGTTGTCGAGAAACCTTTCGGCGATGCGTGAACTGGCCAACCAGTCCGCACGCAATGCCGTCTCGCGGAGCATTCGGATCCAGGCACGCGACACCCAGATGAAAGCCGCACTCAAAGGCGGCTTGGCGCTCGGATTTGCCACCATGGGGATCGCCGCGTTTATTTTTGTCACCTGGTCGGGGACGATCAAATTCGGATTGGTCGGCGCGTTCCTGGTACTCGCCGGCGTGTTCGGACAAGAAGGCTACGTGCTGGCCAGAGATGCCCGACGCCGTTTGGCGCTGGCGGACCAGCAATCGGCCGAGGAAGCCGAAGCGGATTCGATCGACGAAGAGTTGCCGGCCGAGCGCTAG
- the hydA gene encoding dihydropyrimidinase: MSLLIQNGTIITPDQRYVADILIKGESIYRIAPVIDTADVGDVEILDATDKYVFPGFIDPHVHIYLPFMGTYAKDTYDSGSRAALVGGTTTLIEMCCPAREDDPWDAYQLWKRKAEGLSACDYSFHMGVTRFDETTEPLLRRIVADGVTSFKVFLAYKGAFGVSDEELYRTCRLAKELGVVVTAHCENADLVAQLQASLVAAGKTGPEFHEPSRPVAVEAEGVHHFCTFLKLTGAAGYVVHTSCRDAVEAALKFQTQGVDVKLETVIPYLVLDKTYAERPNFEGAKYVMSPPIRDLVHQTYLWNALRSGVISTVATDHAPFDFVGQKEMGKPPESDFTKIPNGIPSVEHRPTLLYTHGVATGRIDLHRFVEVLSTAAAKQFGMFPRKGSIQPGCDADLVIWDPDYRGTISAATHTMDTDYDGFEGFEIVGRPAVVTCRGKVSVRDGQFTGTLGHGRQVARSTKGGDVD; the protein is encoded by the coding sequence ATGTCACTATTGATCCAAAACGGCACGATCATCACGCCCGATCAGCGTTACGTCGCTGACATCTTGATCAAAGGCGAATCGATTTATCGGATCGCCCCCGTGATCGACACCGCGGACGTCGGCGATGTGGAGATCCTCGACGCGACGGACAAGTACGTGTTTCCGGGTTTCATCGACCCCCATGTCCACATCTACTTGCCGTTCATGGGCACCTACGCGAAGGACACGTACGATTCCGGCAGCCGTGCCGCACTGGTCGGAGGCACGACGACGCTGATCGAAATGTGCTGTCCGGCACGCGAAGACGATCCCTGGGACGCCTATCAATTGTGGAAGCGCAAAGCGGAAGGCCTGTCGGCGTGCGATTACTCGTTTCACATGGGCGTCACTCGGTTCGATGAGACGACCGAACCACTGTTGCGACGCATCGTTGCCGATGGCGTCACATCGTTCAAGGTTTTCCTGGCCTACAAAGGCGCGTTCGGTGTGAGCGACGAGGAACTCTATCGAACCTGTCGCTTGGCGAAAGAATTGGGCGTGGTCGTCACGGCGCACTGCGAAAACGCCGACCTGGTCGCCCAGCTCCAGGCGTCGCTGGTCGCCGCGGGCAAGACCGGGCCGGAATTTCACGAACCGTCGCGTCCGGTCGCCGTGGAAGCCGAAGGGGTGCACCATTTCTGCACGTTCTTGAAGCTGACCGGTGCGGCGGGCTACGTCGTCCACACGTCTTGCCGGGACGCGGTCGAAGCGGCACTGAAGTTTCAAACCCAGGGCGTCGACGTGAAACTCGAGACCGTGATCCCGTACCTGGTGCTCGACAAGACCTACGCGGAACGTCCGAACTTTGAAGGCGCCAAGTATGTGATGAGTCCCCCGATCCGCGATCTGGTGCATCAAACCTACCTTTGGAACGCGCTGCGGTCGGGCGTCATCTCGACCGTTGCCACCGATCACGCCCCCTTCGACTTTGTCGGCCAAAAAGAAATGGGCAAGCCGCCCGAGTCCGATTTCACCAAGATCCCCAACGGCATCCCGTCGGTCGAACATCGCCCCACGCTGCTGTACACGCACGGCGTTGCCACCGGCCGCATCGACTTGCACCGCTTCGTCGAAGTGCTGTCGACGGCGGCGGCGAAGCAGTTCGGCATGTTCCCACGCAAGGGAAGCATTCAACCGGGCTGCGACGCCGATCTGGTGATTTGGGATCCGGACTACCGGGGCACGATCTCGGCGGCCACGCACACGATGGACACGGACTACGACGGATTCGAAGGCTTTGAAATCGTCGGCCGCCCCGCCGTCGTCACCTGCCGCGGCAAAGTCTCCGTTCGCGACGGCCAGTTCACCGGCACGCTCGGCCACGGACGGCAAGTCGCCAGATCGACCAAAGGCGGGGACGTCGATTGA
- a CDS encoding DUF5682 family protein: MPIDPIAACTALHQCTDPLLIGVRHHSAMLARAMPALLERFAPDVILIELPSDLSDWMPHIADPQTQAPIAISAVDPDGGMMFYPLADFSPEFAAVRWASANGVSVRACDLSVSAKSKSAESPPSDRELNATRSSQLADSVDVLSQLKRRVGASDVGDLWQRLVESPGCDADPETIRRAALTFGWAVRLDDHEPSPRDLLREAAMRQAIRDSAGKTVAIVGAFHAPVLLSDVVDASHDRDQAALAAIESDTSSVGVSLIPYSFEQLDERSGYPAGVLDPVWHQQMVQAKSNAEMEDAAAELATGVCRRLRQFGHVAGTPDAAETLRMMRDLARLRGLAVPGRGEFVESLQTCLVHGDVMGRGRAVSAAAGDVLIGDRRGVVTPNAPRCGLSVSIDQLLGQLGLPGRETAANAKPQRQRGRFQSTRSENEKELRLDVLRSPKDRARAVVLRRMVAAGIPYAQRVDTVAQGNRENLTERWRIEWQQTTAATIESVARFGVTLTQVAEEIVRRAGRRVGPDDANESSPRMILDQLGIASECGLQTLTTQALRGLDETFCQTAGISELVEAVTLMVRIAASHLPGLPLDPADAAPPIVPVFRMPDARVSTDQLLRACMQRLQGLRGSSSIDDVVCLADLIQWFSGDLHALIQKPDSQQADAAGHWRQLVTWCRQTLRDGSDRMRGAAAASLSALDAMDAGALGQLLIGWLDTAGDRDGRARLRDGLSGAVQILLSPMQNDPLWLDPLQSGLHQLSDADFLSRLPALRGAFDPFSPADRQRLLDLRLQGLEQRGSAIDHQQWAEESDGDAITRHVARLRHADLAAATAIADAFPNVDRYIRQANRHATARNDADAVDGPSSSDSKPDSANSEITLADRWRLIFGLPPESPSRTVSIAAQSLDQLFGKGRGEGSRGDFQQRRGSGGQEAPQPTTAQWADDLEALFGGDVCQEVLGQAAAAGNATAVGHLDVDSVTPSIDLLQQVLSLAGAVPESRMAKLRQLAQKITDDLARQLAVRLQTALSGLSTPRPTRRRSRRLNLSRTIRANLANGRRRSDGRPTIVADQLIFNAPARRELDWHVTFVVDVSASMSASVVYSALVAAIFDALPALSVRFLAFSTELIDLSEQVDDPLALLLEVDVGGGTDIGLGLRGARAGIKVPSRSIVVLVTDFEEGVSIPGMLGEVRALVDSGVRCIGLASLDDSGQARFHQGLAQLMASAGMSVAAVSPEKLAQWVGDQIRGNVAGGSIDG, encoded by the coding sequence ATGCCCATCGATCCCATCGCCGCTTGCACCGCGCTGCACCAATGCACCGATCCGTTGCTGATCGGGGTGCGTCATCATTCGGCGATGCTGGCCCGTGCGATGCCCGCGCTGTTGGAACGTTTTGCGCCCGATGTCATCCTGATCGAGCTGCCGTCGGATCTATCCGATTGGATGCCGCACATCGCTGACCCGCAAACGCAAGCCCCGATCGCGATCTCCGCGGTCGATCCCGACGGCGGCATGATGTTTTATCCGCTGGCTGATTTTTCACCGGAGTTTGCCGCGGTTCGCTGGGCGTCTGCCAACGGCGTTTCCGTCCGCGCCTGTGACCTTTCGGTTTCCGCCAAATCGAAGTCCGCCGAATCCCCACCCTCCGATCGGGAACTCAACGCGACACGATCGAGTCAACTTGCCGATTCGGTCGACGTTCTGTCGCAATTAAAACGGCGCGTCGGTGCCAGCGATGTCGGTGATCTGTGGCAGCGATTGGTGGAGTCGCCCGGTTGCGATGCGGACCCGGAAACGATTCGCCGCGCAGCGCTGACGTTCGGCTGGGCGGTTCGGCTGGATGATCATGAACCCTCGCCGCGCGATCTGCTGCGCGAAGCTGCGATGCGTCAGGCGATTCGTGACAGCGCGGGGAAAACAGTTGCCATCGTCGGCGCCTTTCACGCACCGGTCTTGCTGAGCGACGTTGTCGACGCGTCACACGACCGCGATCAAGCCGCCCTCGCCGCGATCGAATCCGACACGTCTTCGGTCGGCGTTTCCCTGATCCCGTATTCGTTCGAACAACTCGACGAGCGCAGCGGCTACCCGGCCGGCGTGTTGGATCCGGTTTGGCATCAGCAGATGGTGCAAGCGAAATCGAACGCGGAAATGGAAGACGCCGCCGCGGAGCTTGCGACGGGAGTCTGTCGCCGTTTGCGTCAATTCGGCCACGTCGCGGGAACACCCGACGCTGCCGAAACGCTGCGGATGATGCGTGACTTGGCGCGGCTGCGTGGGTTGGCGGTTCCCGGTCGAGGCGAGTTTGTGGAATCCTTGCAAACCTGTTTGGTTCACGGCGACGTGATGGGGCGTGGTCGAGCCGTCTCGGCAGCCGCCGGTGATGTCTTGATCGGCGACCGGCGGGGCGTCGTCACGCCGAACGCGCCACGCTGCGGTCTGTCCGTGTCGATCGATCAACTGCTTGGGCAACTGGGGTTGCCGGGGCGAGAGACAGCCGCCAACGCGAAACCGCAACGGCAGCGCGGACGTTTTCAATCGACGCGATCGGAAAATGAAAAAGAACTTCGCTTGGACGTCTTGCGCAGCCCCAAAGATCGCGCCCGCGCCGTGGTGCTTCGGCGGATGGTGGCGGCGGGAATCCCCTATGCCCAGCGAGTCGACACGGTGGCCCAGGGGAACCGCGAAAACTTGACCGAGCGTTGGCGAATCGAGTGGCAGCAGACGACGGCGGCCACGATCGAAAGCGTCGCCCGATTCGGCGTCACCTTGACGCAGGTTGCCGAAGAAATCGTCCGCAGGGCCGGTCGCCGTGTCGGTCCCGATGACGCCAATGAATCGTCGCCAAGAATGATCCTGGATCAATTGGGGATCGCCAGCGAGTGCGGGCTGCAGACGTTGACGACCCAGGCGTTGCGTGGGTTGGACGAGACGTTTTGCCAAACCGCCGGAATCTCTGAACTGGTCGAAGCCGTCACGTTGATGGTGCGGATCGCCGCGTCGCACCTGCCCGGATTGCCGCTCGACCCGGCCGATGCGGCGCCGCCGATCGTGCCGGTGTTTCGCATGCCCGATGCAAGGGTTTCAACCGACCAATTGTTACGCGCCTGCATGCAGCGTCTGCAGGGGCTGCGCGGCAGTTCGTCGATCGATGACGTGGTTTGTCTGGCGGATTTGATCCAGTGGTTCAGCGGGGATCTGCATGCGTTGATTCAAAAGCCGGATTCGCAACAAGCAGACGCCGCTGGGCACTGGCGGCAATTGGTGACCTGGTGCCGACAAACGCTTCGTGATGGCAGCGACCGCATGCGCGGCGCCGCGGCTGCCAGCTTGTCCGCACTCGATGCGATGGATGCGGGCGCGCTCGGCCAGTTGTTGATCGGCTGGTTGGACACCGCCGGTGATCGCGACGGACGGGCACGCTTGCGCGACGGACTGTCCGGTGCCGTGCAGATCTTGCTGTCGCCGATGCAGAACGATCCGCTGTGGCTGGATCCGCTCCAGTCCGGTTTGCATCAATTATCAGACGCGGATTTTCTGTCACGCTTGCCGGCCCTCCGCGGTGCCTTTGATCCGTTTTCGCCGGCCGATCGACAACGTTTGCTGGACTTGCGATTGCAGGGATTGGAGCAACGCGGGTCGGCGATCGATCACCAGCAATGGGCCGAGGAAAGCGATGGCGATGCGATCACCCGACACGTCGCCCGATTGCGACACGCCGACTTGGCTGCCGCAACGGCCATTGCCGACGCGTTTCCCAACGTCGATCGATACATTCGCCAAGCAAACCGGCACGCGACCGCTCGAAACGATGCCGATGCGGTTGACGGTCCATCGAGTTCCGATTCAAAGCCGGACAGCGCGAACAGCGAAATCACGCTGGCCGATCGGTGGCGATTGATCTTCGGTTTGCCGCCGGAAAGCCCGTCACGAACGGTTTCGATTGCCGCCCAGTCGTTGGACCAGCTGTTTGGGAAAGGACGCGGTGAAGGGTCGCGTGGTGATTTTCAGCAACGACGTGGCAGCGGCGGACAGGAAGCACCGCAACCGACGACCGCCCAGTGGGCCGATGACTTGGAGGCGTTGTTCGGCGGCGACGTTTGCCAGGAGGTACTCGGGCAAGCCGCGGCGGCAGGCAACGCGACTGCGGTCGGACACCTGGACGTCGATTCGGTGACGCCGTCGATTGATTTACTGCAACAGGTGCTTTCGCTGGCCGGCGCGGTGCCGGAATCACGGATGGCCAAACTGCGACAGCTTGCCCAGAAGATCACCGATGACCTTGCCCGGCAGTTGGCCGTTCGTCTGCAAACCGCACTGAGTGGACTTTCCACGCCAAGACCGACTCGCCGTCGATCGCGTCGATTGAATCTTTCACGCACGATTCGCGCCAACCTGGCCAACGGACGGCGTCGATCCGATGGCCGTCCCACAATCGTCGCCGATCAATTGATCTTCAATGCCCCCGCGCGGCGGGAATTGGACTGGCACGTGACGTTTGTGGTCGACGTTTCGGCATCGATGTCCGCGTCGGTGGTTTACAGCGCGCTGGTCGCCGCGATTTTTGACGCCTTGCCCGCGTTGTCCGTGCGGTTTCTGGCGTTTAGCACCGAACTGATCGATTTGAGCGAGCAAGTCGACGACCCGTTGGCGTTGTTGTTGGAAGTCGACGTCGGCGGCGGAACCGACATCGGACTCGGGCTGCGTGGGGCTCGCGCGGGCATCAAGGTGCCGTCGCGTTCGATCGTCGTGCTGGTCACCGACTTTGAAGAAGGGGTCTCGATTCCCGGGATGTTGGGCGAAGTGCGGGCGCTGGTCGATTCGGGCGTCCGTTGCATCGGGCTGGCGTCGCTGGATGATTCCGGCCAAGCCCGGTTCCACCAGGGGCTGGCACAATTGATGGCGTCGGCGGGGATGTCGGTCGCCGCCGTCAGTCCGGAAAAACTGGCGCAGTGGGTGGGCGATCAAATCCGTGGCAACGTCGCCGGAGGTTCGATCGATGGGTGA
- a CDS encoding ATP-binding protein: MAKKKTPASTSPPTRKIQAPPAEIRYAEELAVMRDADSNPRPEGWLLSPASIVDFICGTDGQKVGTKKSTALAISEKFVGPRDIIQRCVVTLAGERGLMLVGEPGTAKSMLGELLAVAISGTGALAVQGTAGTTEDQIRYGWNYAMLLDRGPTPEALVPSPVMQAMRQGKIVRFEEVTRCLPEVQDALISILSERRMMVPELGDEDSSVFAAPGFSLIATANLRDRGVSEMSAALKRRFNFETIAPISDAGRECQLVSSRAAALLQESGSDKPIDQSLIELLVTVFRDLRSGRTDEGWQVNRPSTVMSTAEAVAVATAIMRESAFFPSGFDPVSRMPGHLLGVVLKDDAKDRERLLGYWDGPVQRRAKNGEPLWTKLSEMRGVLDDTM, encoded by the coding sequence ATGGCAAAAAAGAAAACTCCCGCCTCCACTTCCCCACCGACGCGAAAGATCCAAGCCCCTCCGGCGGAGATCCGGTATGCGGAGGAGTTGGCGGTGATGCGCGACGCGGATTCGAATCCTCGCCCCGAGGGTTGGCTGCTCTCGCCGGCTTCGATCGTCGATTTCATCTGTGGCACCGACGGCCAAAAGGTCGGCACGAAAAAGTCGACGGCGCTGGCGATCAGCGAAAAATTTGTCGGTCCCCGCGACATCATCCAGCGCTGCGTCGTCACGCTGGCCGGTGAACGTGGGCTGATGCTGGTCGGTGAACCCGGCACCGCCAAGTCGATGCTGGGCGAGTTGTTGGCTGTGGCGATCAGCGGCACCGGCGCGTTGGCCGTTCAAGGCACCGCGGGCACGACCGAAGACCAGATCCGTTATGGCTGGAATTATGCGATGTTGCTCGACCGCGGCCCGACCCCCGAGGCGCTGGTGCCGTCGCCGGTCATGCAAGCGATGCGGCAAGGAAAGATTGTCCGCTTCGAAGAAGTCACCCGCTGTCTGCCCGAAGTCCAAGACGCATTGATCTCGATTTTGAGCGAACGGCGCATGATGGTGCCCGAACTCGGCGACGAGGATTCCAGCGTTTTTGCCGCGCCGGGGTTCTCTCTGATCGCGACGGCCAACCTACGTGATCGCGGCGTCTCGGAAATGTCGGCGGCCTTGAAGCGGCGATTCAATTTTGAAACCATCGCGCCGATTTCTGACGCCGGGCGTGAATGTCAATTGGTGTCCTCCCGCGCCGCCGCGCTGCTGCAGGAATCCGGCAGCGACAAGCCGATCGACCAGTCGTTGATCGAGCTGCTGGTCACGGTGTTTCGAGACCTTCGCAGCGGTCGCACCGACGAAGGCTGGCAGGTCAATCGGCCGAGTACGGTGATGAGTACCGCCGAAGCGGTCGCGGTCGCCACCGCCATCATGCGCGAAAGTGCCTTCTTTCCTTCCGGATTCGATCCCGTCTCGCGGATGCCCGGACACCTGCTGGGCGTCGTGCTCAAGGACGACGCGAAGGACCGCGAACGATTGCTCGGATACTGGGACGGCCCCGTCCAACGCCGCGCTAAAAACGGCGAACCGCTGTGGACGAAGCTGAGCGAAATGCGCGGCGTTCTGGATGATACGATGTAG